Proteins from a genomic interval of Geodermatophilus obscurus DSM 43160:
- a CDS encoding FtsW/RodA/SpoVE family cell cycle protein produces the protein MTSGPPTDPRAAAAGTATPPKRRGTELALLGFAVLITLVAQAIVDLTVTGSLTTELATFGLWFTALWTVAHLVVRRWAPYADPLLLPAVALLIGLGLSFIHRLDLAAQQAGSTVSREDAPVQLVWATLGLVLFVGVLLVLRDHRLLSRFAYTLALIGLVLLAIPALLPASLSEVNGAKIWIRVAGFSIQPGEFAKICLTVFFAAYLVDKRDVLALASRRVMGLELPRGRDLGPVLVAWGLSILVLVFERDLGSSLLLFGIFVVMLYVATERASWLVIGLGLFAGGALIAYQLFGHVQQRVDSWLDPFEYYDGSGFQVAQALFGLGTGGLFGAGLGGGRPDQVPVAKSDFIAAAVGEELGLFGLVAVIIVYLVLVERGLRTSLIVRDAFGKLLAAGLAFAIAWQVFVVLGGVTGLLPLTGLTTPFLAYGGSSLVANFVLVAVLVRISDAARRPAAPTGPPKPALGDAPTEVVQT, from the coding sequence GTGACCTCTGGCCCCCCGACCGACCCCCGCGCCGCAGCGGCGGGGACGGCGACCCCGCCCAAGCGCCGGGGCACCGAGCTGGCCCTGCTCGGCTTCGCCGTCCTCATCACCCTGGTCGCCCAGGCGATCGTCGACCTCACCGTCACCGGCTCGCTGACCACGGAGCTGGCCACCTTCGGCCTGTGGTTCACCGCGCTGTGGACCGTCGCGCACCTCGTCGTCCGCAGGTGGGCGCCCTACGCCGACCCGCTGCTGCTGCCGGCGGTCGCGCTGCTCATCGGCCTCGGGCTGTCCTTCATCCACCGGCTCGACCTGGCCGCCCAGCAGGCGGGCAGCACGGTCAGCCGGGAGGACGCCCCCGTCCAGCTGGTGTGGGCCACGCTGGGCCTCGTCCTGTTCGTGGGCGTGCTCCTGGTGCTCCGCGACCACCGGCTGCTGTCCCGGTTCGCCTACACGCTGGCCCTGATCGGCCTGGTGCTGCTGGCCATCCCGGCGCTGCTGCCGGCCTCGCTGTCGGAGGTCAACGGCGCCAAGATCTGGATCCGGGTGGCCGGCTTCAGCATCCAGCCCGGCGAGTTCGCCAAGATCTGCCTGACCGTCTTCTTCGCCGCCTACCTGGTCGACAAGCGGGACGTCCTGGCGCTGGCCAGCCGCCGCGTCATGGGCCTGGAGCTGCCGCGCGGCCGCGACCTCGGCCCGGTGCTGGTGGCCTGGGGGCTGTCGATCCTGGTGCTGGTCTTCGAGCGCGACCTGGGCAGCTCGCTGCTGCTGTTCGGCATCTTCGTGGTGATGCTCTACGTGGCCACCGAGCGGGCCAGCTGGCTGGTCATCGGCCTGGGCCTGTTCGCCGGCGGCGCGCTGATCGCCTACCAGCTGTTCGGCCACGTCCAGCAGCGCGTCGACTCCTGGCTCGACCCGTTCGAGTACTACGACGGCTCGGGCTTCCAGGTGGCGCAGGCGCTGTTCGGCCTGGGCACCGGCGGGCTGTTCGGGGCCGGGCTCGGCGGAGGCCGTCCCGACCAGGTGCCGGTGGCCAAGAGCGACTTCATCGCCGCCGCCGTCGGCGAGGAGCTGGGGCTGTTCGGCCTGGTCGCGGTGATCATCGTCTACCTGGTGCTGGTCGAGCGCGGCCTGCGCACCTCGCTGATCGTCCGCGACGCCTTCGGCAAGCTGCTGGCCGCGGGCCTGGCGTTCGCGATCGCCTGGCAGGTGTTCGTCGTCCTCGGGGGGGTCACCGGACTGCTGCCGCTGACCGGCCTCACCACGCCGTTCCTCGCCTACGGCGGCTCGTCGCTGGTGGCCAACTTCGTGCTGGTCGCCGTCCTGGTGCGGATCAGCGACGCCGCCCGTCGCCCGGCCGCCCCCACCGGGCCCCCGAAGCCGGCGCTCGGTGACGCCCCGACCGAGGTGGTGCAGACGTGA
- a CDS encoding PP2C family protein-serine/threonine phosphatase, translating to MTLALRYAARSDRGLVRGNNQDSVYAGPRLLAVADGMGGHAAGDVASKVVIAALEHLDDDAPSGDMLQALREAVFDGSEHLREVIRESPHLEGMGTTLTAVLFAGGRLALCHVGDSRAYLLRDGVLQQITHDDTFVQTLIDDGRITPEEANHHPQRSLLLRALNGQDVDPDLSMREARAGDRYLLCSDGLSGVVSEETLAEALQDPDPQSTADRLVELALRSGGPDNITVIVADVVEDDGEGTYPVEPVVDGAAGDNVGQRAVDPRSAAGRAALADPRPEPPAAGSGASAGGAAAPPPRRRRRRVLAALAAVVLLGAAAVGAYLWVLSNWFVGVQPTDAGERVTVFRGLDTSLLGVDLNQVSGVTDLPVVDLTPVAASKVQRGIDATDAEHAERIVSMLREQRLPLCPAVEDDPAPSAAAPTTTPPASPPPAPDGAAPTDAAPTDAAPSTPAPTSQRATATLEPGVDCREAQ from the coding sequence ATGACCCTCGCGCTGCGCTACGCGGCCCGGTCCGACCGCGGCCTGGTCCGCGGCAACAACCAGGACTCCGTCTACGCCGGGCCGCGACTGCTCGCCGTCGCCGACGGCATGGGCGGGCACGCGGCCGGCGACGTCGCCAGCAAGGTCGTCATCGCCGCGCTCGAGCACCTGGACGACGACGCGCCCTCCGGCGACATGCTGCAGGCGCTGCGCGAGGCGGTCTTCGACGGCAGCGAGCACCTGCGCGAGGTCATCCGCGAGTCGCCTCACCTGGAGGGCATGGGCACCACGCTCACCGCCGTCCTGTTCGCCGGCGGCCGGCTGGCGCTGTGCCACGTCGGCGACTCGCGCGCCTACCTGCTGCGCGACGGCGTGCTGCAGCAGATCACCCACGACGACACGTTCGTCCAGACGCTGATCGACGACGGGCGCATCACGCCCGAGGAGGCCAACCACCACCCGCAGCGCTCGCTGCTGCTGCGCGCCCTCAACGGCCAGGACGTCGACCCGGACCTGTCGATGCGCGAGGCCCGCGCCGGCGACCGCTACCTGCTCTGCTCCGACGGGCTGTCCGGCGTGGTCAGCGAGGAGACCCTCGCCGAGGCGCTGCAGGACCCCGACCCGCAGTCGACCGCCGACCGGCTCGTCGAGCTGGCGCTGCGCAGCGGCGGGCCCGACAACATCACGGTGATCGTGGCCGACGTCGTCGAGGACGACGGCGAGGGCACCTACCCGGTCGAGCCGGTCGTCGACGGCGCCGCAGGCGACAACGTCGGGCAGCGCGCGGTCGACCCGCGCTCGGCCGCCGGGCGGGCCGCCCTGGCCGATCCGCGGCCGGAACCGCCGGCCGCCGGGTCGGGTGCGAGTGCCGGCGGGGCAGCCGCGCCGCCCCCGCGCCGCCGCCGGCGCCGCGTGCTGGCGGCGCTCGCCGCCGTCGTCCTGCTCGGCGCGGCCGCCGTCGGCGCCTACCTGTGGGTGCTGTCCAACTGGTTCGTCGGCGTGCAGCCGACCGACGCCGGCGAGCGGGTGACCGTGTTCCGCGGCCTGGACACCTCGCTGCTGGGCGTGGACCTCAACCAGGTCTCCGGCGTCACCGACCTCCCCGTCGTCGACCTCACGCCGGTCGCCGCCAGCAAGGTGCAGCGCGGCATCGACGCCACCGACGCCGAGCACGCCGAGCGCATCGTCTCCATGCTGCGCGAGCAGCGGCTGCCGCTGTGCCCGGCCGTCGAGGACGACCCCGCGCCGTCCGCGGCCGCCCCCACCACGACACCCCCGGCGTCCCCTCCGCCGGCTCCGGACGGTGCGGCGCCGACCGACGCCGCCCCCACCGACGCCGCCCCCAGTACTCCCGCGCCCACGTCGCAGCGCGCCACGGCGACGCTCGAGCCCGGGGTGGACTGCCGGGAGGCCCAGTGA
- a CDS encoding FHA domain-containing protein FhaB/FipA: MTAEIVLQIFRFGFLLLLWLFIFAAFRVVRADLFGGRAGRVASVPPRAAAPGKKKARGGPKTLVVTAGPLTGTKITLSDQPILIGRADDSTLVLTDDFASSRHARLTNRGGQWYVEDLGSTNGTYLDQQRVQGPLLVGPGQPIRIGQTALELRS; the protein is encoded by the coding sequence ATGACGGCCGAGATCGTGCTGCAGATCTTCCGCTTCGGCTTCCTCCTGCTGTTGTGGCTGTTCATCTTCGCCGCGTTCCGAGTCGTCCGGGCCGACCTGTTCGGCGGCCGCGCCGGGCGGGTCGCGTCGGTGCCGCCGCGCGCGGCCGCGCCCGGGAAGAAGAAGGCCCGCGGGGGCCCGAAGACGCTCGTGGTCACCGCCGGCCCGCTCACGGGCACCAAGATCACCCTGAGCGACCAGCCGATCCTCATCGGTCGCGCCGACGACTCGACCCTGGTGCTCACCGACGACTTCGCCAGCTCCCGGCACGCGCGGCTGACCAACCGCGGCGGCCAGTGGTACGTCGAGGACCTCGGCTCGACCAACGGCACCTACCTCGACCAGCAGCGCGTCCAGGGCCCGCTGCTCGTCGGGCCGGGCCAGCCGATCCGCATCGGACAGACCGCCCTGGAGCTGCGCTCGTGA